The following proteins come from a genomic window of Bacillus sp. (in: firmicutes):
- the nth gene encoding endonuclease III: MLNKMQIERVLDTMGEMFPHAHCELIHSNPFELVIAVSLSAQCTDVLVNKVTKTLFEKYKKPEDYLAVSLEELQNDIRSIGLYRNKAKNIRNLSAILLEQYGAEVPKTREELMKLPGVGRKTANVVMSVAFDVPAIAVDTHVERVSKRLGICRWKDTVLEVEETLMKKIPKEKWGETHHRLIFFGRYHCKAQRPQCDSCPLLDLCREGQKRMKRSS, encoded by the coding sequence ATGCTAAATAAAATGCAAATAGAGCGAGTGTTGGACACAATGGGAGAAATGTTTCCACATGCCCACTGTGAATTAATTCATTCGAATCCTTTTGAACTAGTGATTGCTGTTTCTTTATCTGCTCAATGTACAGATGTCCTTGTGAATAAAGTGACGAAAACACTATTTGAAAAATATAAAAAACCAGAGGATTATTTAGCTGTTTCTTTGGAGGAATTGCAAAATGATATCCGCTCGATTGGTTTATATCGAAATAAAGCGAAAAATATTCGCAATTTGTCTGCCATTTTACTTGAACAATACGGTGCGGAAGTACCAAAGACGCGGGAAGAATTGATGAAATTGCCGGGGGTTGGCCGCAAGACGGCCAACGTTGTTATGTCAGTAGCGTTTGATGTTCCAGCCATTGCTGTTGATACACATGTAGAAAGAGTTTCGAAACGTCTTGGTATATGCAGGTGGAAGGATACTGTTTTAGAGGTTGAAGAAACACTTATGAAAAAGATTCCGAAAGAAAAATGGGGAGAAACACACCACCGGCTTATTTTCTTCGGGCGCTATCATTGCAAAGCGCAAAGGCCACAATGTGATAGTTGTCCATTATTGGACCTATGCCGTGAAGGTCAAAAACGGATGAAAAGGAGTAGCTAA